The following nucleotide sequence is from Acidobacteriota bacterium.
AGTTTCTTTCCTTCGGGCCGATTCCTCGCCGCCTCCAGGGCGGCCATCTTGCACTGGTGGTCCAGCTGGCGGCTCAGGCGCGACTGGCGCGCGAAGGTGAAGAGCGCCTCAGGCCATTCGTAAGGGGTTCCGGCCGGCCCCCGGGCGAGCGCCTCGTACCCAAGGATCTCTCCGGACTCGAGGTGGACGATCGGCTGAAAGACCGAGTGGATGGCCTGCCGCGTCAGAATTTGCCGGAGCTCCAGCTCGTGGAGGACCAGTTCCGTCTCCTCCTGGCGTTGGGCGAGGGCGGCCGTCTCCTCGATGACCCGGTGGACGAGCCTTTCGAATCGGAGAAAGGGGTTGTAGTGGAGCATGGAATAGCCGAGGTGGAGAGACAGCCCCGGGACCTCGTGAAGGGCCAGTTCGTCCTCGAGGGCTCCGTAGATCCTCCTCGCGATGCGCTCCAGGGCCAGCAGGGCGCCCGTGGACAGGAGGGAATAGGGGGCAAAGACGCAGAACTGGTCATCGAAGATACCCCGCTGGGTGACCAGGAGCTGGCCCCCGAATTCGCGGTTGTTCACGTCCTGGATGTGAAAGGCCGCGCGGCGGAGTATGCCTTCGTACCGGTCGAACCCGAAGACCGACTCGAGCCGCTCCAGGTCCGAGACCTGCAGCAACACCACTCCGAGATAGCGGTCCTCGGTCATCTGTTTGAGCGTCTCGAAGCAGGCGCCGTAGGCGGGGAGACGGGTGTTGACGTCGTACAGGGAGGCTCGGAGAGAAATGAGCTCGTTCTGAAGGTCCTTTCGGTTGAATTCCAACCGCGATTCCTCCCCGGGCGCATCTTACTCCGGGGGTCGGATTCGGCGCAAGGCGAACGCCGGCGCCGCGGCGGCCGGCCTTGAGCACCGCTCGGTTTTATGGTACCCAGAAACGGTCCATTCGGAGATCGGTGCCGCACGAGGGGGAGGCGTGAGGACCAGGGTGCCTCGAAACGGGTCGCGGGGAGCGGGCGGGGGGAACCCTCCCGAGTGCTTGTTGCACCCCGCTTTGGACCGCCCAGGGTCCGCCCGGGGCCCGCAGAGGTCCGTGCTGAACCTGTCCGGCGAAGTCCCCATTCTGCGCTTTTCCATCGGCCTGTTCTCGTCGCTGGCCTTTCTCGAGGCCCAGGGATGGCCCTGGACGCCTTGGCCCGAGGGCTGGGCTCTGGGGGAGGACGGGCTGCCCCGGTGGGCGGCGGAGCCGAGGCAGGAATCCATGGACCCACCGGCGGAAGGCCATGCCGCCCTCATCCGTCGGCTCCTCGCCGGGCGGGCGCCCGGCCCCACCGGCAGAGGGGCGGGTCTCCCCCGCCGCCTGCGGCTCTATGGGCGCTGGCGCGAGTGGCTGGAGCGGTCGCGGCCGGAGGAGGGCCTCGCCGCCTCCTGCAGGGGCCTTCTTCTGGATCTCGTGGAAATGGCCGCGGCCCTGGGACCAGAGGCCCTGCCGCCGGGAAGGTGGGGGGTGGGTGTGGTCTGGAGGCCGGCGGCCGATCTTCGTCTCCCCGGGTTCCGGGTCTACCGCGCCGAAAGTGGGGTGGACCGTATGGGGGCCATCCAGGCCGCGCTCGATCCAGAAGGGGAGGGGAGGACGCTGACCCCTGTCCTGCTGGAAGGCGTGGCGCCTTATGCCTTTGCGGGGCTCGAGCCCCTTCTGGTATCCCGGATCGGCTCCCTGGAGGGGGCCCGGGAATGGATGCGGAGCGCCTTGCGAGACGGTCCGAAAGGACTCACCGAGTCCCTCGCGAGGGTCTTGGCGGAGGAGTCCGGCGGGGGTTGGATTCTGGCGGGCGAGGTGCTGGATTCGCAAAGCCAGAAGGCCCTGGAATCGGCCGCGCGATCGGCGGCGCGCGCCGTGGTCGTCCTCCACCCGACGGAAGGGCGGCCCGCCGGAAGGACGGAGGGCATCCGCTTTCTCTGGCTCACGCCGACGGGCGAAGAGTGGTACGTGCGCCACGCCTCCGCCTGTCTGGGCCCATCTCCCGACGACCTGCTCCGCGTCCTGGGTCGGGCCGGATTTCCGGCACCCCGGTGCGGAGAGCCTCTCGTCCCCCCCCTCGACTTCCTTCCTGAGCATCCCGCCCTGCCCGTTTGGGGAGGCCTTGGCTCGACGGATCAACCGAGAACGGCCGGTCAGTCGGAGGCGGACCTCCTCCGGGCGGGGGCCCTGCCCGCCCTCCTGGGTCGGGCGCGGCGGTGGGACCACAGGGGGGAGCCGGAGGTCGCGCGGTTCTGGCAGGGCGTGGCCCTCCTCATGGCAGGCCAGCCGTCGCAGGCTCTGGAGCGCTGGGAGGAGATGAAGCGGCCCGAACGCGCCCGGCTGGGAGTCCCATACTGGAGGGCGCGGGCCCTGGAGCGGCTTCAAGATTTCCAGGGGCTTGCCAAGGCCGTGGAGGCCGCGAAAAAGGATGCGGACCTTCCGCGTGAGCTGCTTCCCGCTTTAGCGAACCTGGAGGGGCAGGTCCTGTGGCTTCGGGGGGACCGTGAAAAGGCCGAGTCGGTCCTGCTTCGACTGGCGAAGGAGGCGTCGGATCCCGATCTCCGGGCGACCACGCTCTGCGTCCTGGCCACCGTCCGCCTCTTTGCTTCGGATGCGGACGGCGCCCTGGATTTCTTGCACCGCGCCGAGGAGGCCGCCGGGGAGAGCCCTCCTCCGGCGATCCGCTTCCTCCTGAACCACAGGTGGGGCCTGTTGAAGCAGAAGCTCGGCGACGTGGAGGGCGCCCGAACCCATTTCGAGCGGGCCCTGGAAACAGCCGCCTCGGTCGGCTTCCGGGCCCATGAGGCTTCTGCCCTGTGCGATCTGGGCAATGCTCTTCGGCGGCTCCAAAGGCAGGCCGAGGCGGCCGCCGCTTACGAGCGGGCCGCCGACGGAGGGCGGGCCCTCGGATTGAAGGTCCTCACCGCCTACGCCCGCTTCAACGGCGCCATATGCCGCCTGGAGGAGGGCCATCCTCTGGAAGCCTTGACGATCTTCCAGGGGGCGCTGCAGGAGGACCTCGCGGCGCGGAACGTTGTGGCGGCTTCCCTGGACGCCTTCTGGTGCACCCTGGCCCTGCAACACCTGGGACGCTACCCCGAGGCCTTGGAGGCGGCGGAAAGGGGTTTGAGCCAGCTGGACAAGGTCTCGGAGCCCGAGGTTCTCCACGACCTGCTCGTTGTCCTCGGAGACTTGCTCCTTCTCACGGGGCAGGAGGGGCGGCTTCGCCACATCGTGGATCGCCTTCGAGAAACGCCATGGCCCGATCTGGAGGCCGACGACCGGATCATGGAAGCCGCCGTGCGCTCCGCGGCCGCAAGGAGGGGCATCGGGACCTTCACCTCCTCCGAGCGGAAGAAGGCCCTGGCCCTTCTGAAAACCGCCACGTCCTGTGGGCGGGCTTTCTGGCACCTCCTTTCGGCAGGCCCCGGAACCGGCGCGAAGGGGGACCTGGAGTGCGCCTGGGCGGAGGCCCGGGCCTCGGGATCCGATCACCTTTCCTGCCGCGTCCTGATGGCCATGGCCAGGGCCGGAACCCTGCCGCGGTTGGATCCGGAGACGCGGGAAAGGCTTCGTAGCTACCTCGAGAGGAACCGCATCCGCGGACCCGAACGGGACCTGTTCTCCCTCCTGGACCCCCCTCTGAACCGCCCTCCCGCCCCGGAGGAACCGCCCGTTTCCGAACTGGCTCTCCTCGCATCGGCCGAGTCCGGCGAGGAGGGCGCTCTGGAGCGGCTGGCTGGGTACCTTGGAGGCCCCGTGTGCCTCGGGTGCCCCGGGGAGATGCCAAGCTTCGCCGGGGACCCCGATCCGGACGGTCGCCGGGCCCTGCTCGCCGCTCGCGGGCGGACGGGACCGGTTCAGGAGGACGGGACCACGGTGGTGGGCGCCCAGGACCCTTCGGGGCGCTGGGTGGGATGCGCATCACGCCCCGGGAGGTACATGCCCGCGGAAACGGAGACGCTACTCCGCCTCTGGCTGAGGTTGCTCCCAGTGAGGAGACCGGCGCCCCACGGCGCGCCACCGGTCTTTCCAAAGGCCTTCGAGGGCCTCCTCCTGACGCGGTCGCCGGCCATGGCCCCTGCGCTGGACCTGCTGGCGCGGGCGGCGCCCTTCTCGTTTCCCGTCCTGCTGACCGGCGAGCCGGGCACGGGAAAGGAGATCTTCG
It contains:
- a CDS encoding EAL domain-containing protein, coding for MEFNRKDLQNELISLRASLYDVNTRLPAYGACFETLKQMTEDRYLGVVLLQVSDLERLESVFGFDRYEGILRRAAFHIQDVNNREFGGQLLVTQRGIFDDQFCVFAPYSLLSTGALLALERIARRIYGALEDELALHEVPGLSLHLGYSMLHYNPFLRFERLVHRVIEETAALAQRQEETELVLHELELRQILTRQAIHSVFQPIVHLESGEILGYEALARGPAGTPYEWPEALFTFARQSRLSRQLDHQCKMAALEAARNRPEGKKL
- a CDS encoding sigma 54-interacting transcriptional regulator, which encodes MLNLSGEVPILRFSIGLFSSLAFLEAQGWPWTPWPEGWALGEDGLPRWAAEPRQESMDPPAEGHAALIRRLLAGRAPGPTGRGAGLPRRLRLYGRWREWLERSRPEEGLAASCRGLLLDLVEMAAALGPEALPPGRWGVGVVWRPAADLRLPGFRVYRAESGVDRMGAIQAALDPEGEGRTLTPVLLEGVAPYAFAGLEPLLVSRIGSLEGAREWMRSALRDGPKGLTESLARVLAEESGGGWILAGEVLDSQSQKALESAARSAARAVVVLHPTEGRPAGRTEGIRFLWLTPTGEEWYVRHASACLGPSPDDLLRVLGRAGFPAPRCGEPLVPPLDFLPEHPALPVWGGLGSTDQPRTAGQSEADLLRAGALPALLGRARRWDHRGEPEVARFWQGVALLMAGQPSQALERWEEMKRPERARLGVPYWRARALERLQDFQGLAKAVEAAKKDADLPRELLPALANLEGQVLWLRGDREKAESVLLRLAKEASDPDLRATTLCVLATVRLFASDADGALDFLHRAEEAAGESPPPAIRFLLNHRWGLLKQKLGDVEGARTHFERALETAASVGFRAHEASALCDLGNALRRLQRQAEAAAAYERAADGGRALGLKVLTAYARFNGAICRLEEGHPLEALTIFQGALQEDLAARNVVAASLDAFWCTLALQHLGRYPEALEAAERGLSQLDKVSEPEVLHDLLVVLGDLLLLTGQEGRLRHIVDRLRETPWPDLEADDRIMEAAVRSAAARRGIGTFTSSERKKALALLKTATSCGRAFWHLLSAGPGTGAKGDLECAWAEARASGSDHLSCRVLMAMARAGTLPRLDPETRERLRSYLERNRIRGPERDLFSLLDPPLNRPPAPEEPPVSELALLASAESGEEGALERLAGYLGGPVCLGCPGEMPSFAGDPDPDGRRALLAARGRTGPVQEDGTTVVGAQDPSGRWVGCASRPGRYMPAETETLLRLWLRLLPVRRPAPHGAPPVFPKAFEGLLLTRSPAMAPALDLLARAAPFSFPVLLTGEPGTGKEIFAQALHVASPRGRKAWVPANCANLSPTLAASLLFGHRKGAFTGADRDQSGLVEAARDSTLFLDEVGELPAEVQASLLRFLQDGSFLPVGEVRPRHSNARIVAATNRDLEEAVARGAFRADLLHRLNVIRVEIPPLRRRPEDVALLFEHFLTRAADAERVPRPPVDPEVLSRLEAYRWPGNVRELQNVARALLVASQGEDRIRTRHLPARLSEEGTPVAGDGLSLAHALRRAESAAIRAALDASGGSPSEAARRLGISRQGLFEKMRRLGIRSEPR